The proteins below come from a single uncultured Dethiosulfovibrio sp. genomic window:
- the cmr6 gene encoding type III-B CRISPR module RAMP protein Cmr6, translated as MKAMREAIAGLDRSKISHGGLFLQRYLPEQKNSDQGDPAVWDAYFDQASTRKKIEDRNKGYLDNAAFYKLAFSRWKRSWAGKDGMVSIKKFKVKDRLVCGLGGASPTETGLTLHHTYGTPVIPGSSIKGVAAHYCHKIWGEADETFKEGGEAHSVMFGTTEDQGHIIFHDALVVPQGWNVWRDIMTPHHKDYYGDKGGSAPTDFDSPVPVSFLSVSGSFQVVIECDDPSEEGQGWLKLATELVKEALDKWGVGGKTSSGYGQLNWEGELLPPEPPKEDPYAEGKKVTVLRVPSTNRRKADRLEFSLLEDGEEVPLEGKLAVCLAAKEFEATMKETVKMGQDITVKIAKNDLKAKPPRLFVIPE; from the coding sequence ATGAAAGCCATGAGGGAAGCCATCGCCGGACTTGACCGGTCGAAAATCTCCCACGGAGGGCTCTTTCTCCAGCGTTATCTTCCGGAGCAGAAAAACTCCGATCAGGGAGATCCTGCGGTGTGGGATGCCTACTTCGATCAGGCTTCAACAAGAAAGAAGATAGAAGACCGCAATAAGGGCTACCTTGATAACGCCGCCTTTTATAAGCTTGCCTTCTCCCGCTGGAAGAGGTCCTGGGCCGGAAAGGACGGGATGGTCTCCATAAAGAAGTTCAAGGTCAAAGACAGGCTGGTCTGTGGCTTAGGAGGGGCCAGCCCCACCGAGACGGGGCTCACCCTGCATCACACCTACGGCACGCCGGTCATACCGGGAAGCTCCATCAAAGGGGTGGCAGCCCACTACTGCCACAAGATCTGGGGCGAGGCGGACGAAACCTTCAAAGAGGGAGGAGAGGCCCACTCGGTGATGTTCGGGACCACCGAGGACCAGGGGCATATAATCTTTCACGATGCCCTCGTAGTGCCCCAGGGGTGGAACGTCTGGAGGGACATAATGACCCCCCATCATAAGGATTACTACGGAGATAAAGGGGGATCCGCCCCGACGGACTTCGACTCCCCCGTCCCGGTGTCCTTCCTGTCGGTGTCCGGCTCCTTTCAGGTGGTAATAGAGTGTGACGACCCCTCCGAAGAGGGCCAGGGCTGGCTGAAGTTGGCCACCGAGCTGGTTAAAGAGGCTCTGGATAAGTGGGGTGTAGGAGGCAAAACCTCCAGCGGCTACGGACAGCTCAACTGGGAGGGAGAACTCCTCCCCCCTGAGCCTCCGAAGGAAGATCCCTACGCTGAGGGCAAGAAAGTAACGGTCCTCAGGGTCCCCTCTACCAACAGGAGAAAGGCCGACAGGCTCGAGTTCTCCCTGTTGGAGGACGGCGAGGAAGTCCCCTTAGAGGGCAAATTGGCGGTCTGCCTGGCGGCCAAGGAGTTTGAGGCGACGATGAAGGAGACCGTGAAGATGGGGCAGGATATAACGGTGAAGATCGCCAAAAACGACCTAAAGGCCAAGCCCCCCAGACTGTTCGTGATACCGGAATAG
- a CDS encoding type III-B CRISPR module-associated Cmr3 family protein — translation MVTFRVTPKDPVIARDGRPFGNGSRMHSLDWPRASTVAGSLRTMVGKRAGDSFDEGLVSSLKAMEVYGPLPLSSKGDESWLFFPAPKDVLIKKGDKDDREVFVLRPEKVEEGCGTDLGLEFLPAMDPKPKEAFKPSAVPPLWRSDLMVSWLLGKSREVPADGDRVMELPHKEDRVHVAIDPFTGASLEGMLFSTTALDLRKEGLSLSLKVESEDLSDSLVGGHHPLGGERRLARWDRSKDEDLWSCPDEIRAALKGLRPGDGVRLVLGTSAVFDGGRPSRAGPTRPKGPSPSTVWSPQGASTSSGCWRDRRRNWPRRG, via the coding sequence ATGGTTACTTTTCGTGTTACCCCTAAAGATCCGGTGATAGCAAGAGACGGCAGGCCCTTCGGCAACGGCAGCCGAATGCACTCGTTGGACTGGCCCAGGGCCTCAACCGTGGCAGGGTCTCTCAGGACCATGGTAGGCAAGAGGGCAGGGGATTCTTTCGACGAGGGGCTGGTGTCGTCTTTGAAGGCGATGGAGGTCTACGGGCCCCTTCCGCTGAGCTCCAAGGGCGACGAGAGCTGGCTGTTTTTCCCCGCCCCTAAGGACGTTCTTATAAAAAAGGGCGATAAAGACGACCGGGAGGTGTTCGTCCTCCGTCCTGAAAAGGTGGAGGAAGGCTGTGGAACCGACCTTGGTCTGGAGTTCCTACCTGCGATGGACCCTAAACCTAAAGAGGCCTTTAAGCCCTCGGCGGTCCCTCCTCTTTGGCGTTCCGACCTCATGGTCTCCTGGCTGCTTGGAAAATCCAGGGAGGTTCCGGCGGATGGCGATAGGGTCATGGAGTTGCCCCACAAAGAGGATCGGGTCCACGTGGCCATAGATCCCTTCACCGGGGCCTCTTTGGAGGGAATGCTCTTTTCCACCACCGCCTTGGACCTCAGAAAGGAAGGTCTTTCGCTGTCTTTGAAGGTGGAATCGGAGGACCTCTCCGACTCTCTTGTCGGGGGGCATCATCCTCTCGGCGGGGAGAGGCGGTTGGCCCGGTGGGATCGGTCGAAAGACGAGGATCTCTGGAGCTGTCCCGACGAAATTAGAGCTGCACTGAAGGGCCTCAGGCCAGGGGACGGCGTCCGTCTGGTGCTTGGGACCTCGGCGGTCTTCGACGGTGGGAGGCCCTCTCGGGCTGGTCCTACGAGACCAAAAGGCCCAAGCCCCTCTACCGTATGGTCCCCGCAGGGAGCGTCTACTTCCTCAGGCTGCTGGAGGGATCGGCGGAGGAACTGGCCCAGACGTGGCTGA
- the cas10 gene encoding type III-B CRISPR-associated protein Cas10/Cmr2 → MSAHLINISIGPVQPFIAAARRTRDLWFGSRLLSEICMETARSVKDSGGELIFPQEDSLNVSDGVDPNVANVILAELPDGDPAKVVSQAREKALSVLRGYGDQVLGFRVAQVQEETGRDLNAVKMALNGLVKRIGEPNPYLAVLKADGDKMGAAISSIKTPEGHRTFSSELASFATKAHGIVSDHGGKCIYAGGDDVLAFLPLNSCLECVRELVDAFKGSFVKSVVSDTPTLSVGIAVGHFLEPLEDLLKFADEAEAKAKGTDRNGLAVVVRSRGNAPIGFRKRWDSTVADLTVDKRLRLWARLFDEEVISSRFPYELRSMEGFYGNWKDQSSIKEAIPADVFRVLGKKRSVGGDSKEVADELKAIVEAITSVENLKELVSELLVARHLGPVMEVKS, encoded by the coding sequence ATGAGTGCCCACCTGATCAACATATCCATCGGTCCCGTCCAGCCCTTTATCGCCGCCGCCAGGAGAACCAGAGACCTGTGGTTCGGCTCCCGGCTACTGTCGGAGATCTGTATGGAGACCGCTCGGTCGGTCAAAGACAGCGGTGGCGAGCTCATTTTCCCCCAGGAGGACTCCCTGAACGTCTCCGACGGCGTGGACCCTAACGTTGCCAACGTCATACTGGCGGAGCTTCCCGATGGTGACCCAGCGAAAGTGGTCAGTCAGGCCAGGGAAAAGGCCCTGTCGGTCCTGAGGGGCTACGGAGACCAGGTCCTTGGATTCCGGGTCGCCCAGGTCCAGGAGGAGACCGGCCGAGACCTGAACGCCGTTAAAATGGCCCTGAACGGCCTGGTCAAAAGAATCGGCGAGCCGAACCCCTATCTGGCGGTGCTGAAGGCCGACGGAGACAAAATGGGAGCGGCCATATCGTCCATTAAAACCCCCGAGGGACACAGGACCTTTTCCTCCGAGCTGGCGTCCTTCGCCACGAAGGCCCACGGTATCGTAAGCGACCACGGAGGAAAGTGCATCTACGCCGGAGGGGACGACGTTCTCGCCTTTTTGCCACTTAACAGCTGTCTCGAGTGTGTCAGAGAGCTTGTGGATGCTTTCAAGGGAAGCTTCGTTAAGAGCGTCGTATCGGACACCCCGACCCTGTCGGTTGGCATCGCAGTGGGTCACTTTTTAGAGCCTCTGGAGGACCTGCTCAAGTTCGCCGACGAGGCGGAGGCAAAGGCCAAAGGCACCGACAGAAACGGCCTAGCGGTGGTCGTCCGGTCGAGAGGAAACGCCCCTATCGGCTTCAGGAAGAGGTGGGATTCCACCGTAGCCGACCTGACCGTGGATAAACGGCTTCGGCTCTGGGCCAGGCTCTTTGACGAGGAGGTCATCTCCTCTCGGTTCCCCTACGAGCTTCGGTCCATGGAGGGCTTCTACGGCAACTGGAAGGACCAGTCCTCCATAAAAGAGGCCATACCGGCGGACGTCTTCAGGGTTTTAGGAAAGAAGCGGTCCGTCGGGGGAGACTCTAAGGAGGTCGCCGATGAGCTTAAGGCCATTGTCGAGGCTATTACCTCGGTGGAAAACCTTAAAGAGCTGGTGTCAGAGCTTCTGGTCGCCAGACATCTGGGACCTGTTATGGAGGTGAAGTCGTGA
- the cmr4 gene encoding type III-B CRISPR module RAMP protein Cmr4 has product MNDRITKSYWIHGLSPLHVGSGRGVGHIDLPIAREKVTGWPYIPGSAVKGVLADHHHASAGKGREDCAKKKAAFGTAGDDSSNAGALVFSDARIVCLPVQSLYGTFAWCTSPMVLRQLSRDLTGVVPGLEDPKVPSLSGEKALTSTETVLGDDTLYLQDLDVPSEGCDDVGKWVEFLAGQVFPEDEGWRGEFAKRFVVLSDEVFNYLSEMGTQVDARIRINPESGVVATGGLWYEEALPSEAILAGMVWCDKVTVKGVSEDELVKGFCSGKLGLQVGGKATVGRGRVSLSFQGE; this is encoded by the coding sequence ATGAACGATAGAATAACCAAAAGCTACTGGATCCACGGCCTGTCCCCCCTTCACGTAGGTTCCGGCAGAGGGGTGGGCCATATAGACCTGCCTATCGCCAGGGAAAAGGTCACAGGCTGGCCCTACATCCCCGGAAGCGCCGTCAAAGGTGTTTTGGCAGATCATCACCACGCCTCCGCCGGAAAGGGCAGGGAGGACTGTGCCAAGAAGAAAGCCGCCTTCGGCACCGCCGGAGACGATAGTTCCAACGCCGGAGCTCTGGTCTTCTCCGACGCCCGAATAGTCTGTCTGCCCGTTCAGAGCCTCTACGGAACCTTTGCCTGGTGTACGTCACCTATGGTCCTGAGGCAGCTTAGCCGGGACCTTACCGGGGTAGTGCCCGGCCTGGAGGATCCGAAAGTCCCCTCCCTCTCTGGCGAAAAGGCCCTTACCTCCACAGAGACCGTCCTAGGCGACGATACCCTATACCTTCAGGACCTGGACGTCCCCAGTGAGGGCTGCGACGACGTGGGCAAATGGGTGGAGTTCCTGGCGGGACAGGTCTTTCCGGAGGACGAGGGATGGCGTGGTGAGTTCGCCAAGCGGTTCGTCGTCCTGTCCGACGAGGTGTTCAACTACCTTTCGGAGATGGGAACCCAGGTCGACGCGAGGATCCGCATCAACCCCGAAAGCGGCGTTGTCGCCACCGGTGGGCTGTGGTACGAGGAGGCACTACCTTCTGAGGCTATACTGGCCGGCATGGTGTGGTGCGACAAGGTGACAGTAAAGGGAGTCTCCGAGGACGAGCTGGTCAAGGGGTTCTGCTCCGGCAAGCTGGGCCTCCAGGTCGGAGGAAAGGCCACAGTAGGCCGAGGCAGGGTATCCCTGTCCTTTCAGGGAGAGTAG
- a CDS encoding TIGR03986 family CRISPR-associated RAMP protein gives MVAIPSPYSFVPLSKNVFFPDWADRVSLDVPFSDGISGFIKVSVTAKTPIYIRGNQDDKTKPGYSDFFRVCPKGPYAIPGTSFKGMIRSVMEIASFSKIAGTDGDTARVDDKRYAIRDLQNRDLYTGKITEQVGRAYKPKVKTAWLSQDREDGRWVLNFCQMARVEQEDLERAFSRARGIGTRRQSAKDKYGLIPPETEVQFDCGPEKDHPHSRGNMLRYRKASNLGKGKDRGVIVLTGQPAPRDGRPGKKHMEFIFFDANSQSVPVPDNIRKDFTFAHNELGENRKPNQEWAFWESRFKEGKKVPVFVLMEGREISSMGLALMYRLPYSNSIHQAIGHTSQDHLDPSRLDLAELVFGRVEGTDGLRGRISVENLLAQGDPQTMDEIVTVLGAPKPTYYPNYIKQDAGSDGTVKRRYQTFMDSNCEIRGWKRYIVRKDLNDIKDDPNLTDNVKTRFCPLPSETTFSGRIYVHNLRPQELGALIWALTWGGNPKLRHSLGMAKPLGFGSVSVSIDGQDLAWCDPNRSEDLSAKNCTQAFESMMDSFIGDTGKWKASAELRSLLAMADPAHQWDFDLTYPRLGGARDNQFVDLKKEKASLLGPLDGKVEEPRSANQRPPKIVPKEVEPETPEGQFLKDIDGWSLKELQKNYKKNGISPDKIDQAVRKQIYDKLAKKCKNAPQLSALLKEWKP, from the coding sequence GTGGTCGCCATACCTTCACCTTATTCTTTTGTGCCTCTGTCGAAAAACGTATTCTTCCCCGACTGGGCCGACAGGGTATCCCTGGACGTTCCCTTTAGCGACGGAATCAGCGGCTTCATCAAGGTATCGGTCACCGCTAAAACCCCTATCTACATAAGGGGAAACCAGGACGACAAGACCAAGCCTGGCTACAGCGACTTTTTCAGGGTCTGCCCTAAAGGCCCCTACGCCATACCGGGAACCTCCTTCAAAGGCATGATCCGGTCGGTTATGGAGATAGCCTCCTTCTCCAAAATAGCCGGAACCGACGGCGACACCGCCAGAGTCGACGATAAAAGATACGCCATAAGGGACCTCCAGAACAGAGACCTATACACAGGCAAGATCACCGAGCAGGTCGGAAGGGCCTATAAACCTAAGGTCAAGACCGCATGGCTCAGCCAGGACAGAGAGGACGGCCGTTGGGTGCTCAACTTCTGCCAGATGGCCAGGGTGGAGCAGGAAGATCTGGAGAGGGCCTTTTCCCGGGCCAGAGGCATCGGGACGAGGCGACAGTCGGCCAAGGATAAATACGGCCTGATCCCTCCGGAAACGGAGGTCCAGTTTGACTGCGGCCCGGAGAAGGACCACCCTCATTCAAGGGGAAATATGCTTCGCTACAGAAAGGCCTCAAACCTGGGCAAGGGCAAGGACAGAGGGGTTATAGTCCTCACAGGTCAGCCTGCACCAAGAGATGGCCGACCGGGCAAAAAACATATGGAGTTCATCTTCTTCGACGCCAATAGTCAATCTGTTCCGGTGCCGGACAACATAAGAAAAGACTTCACCTTCGCTCACAACGAGCTTGGGGAGAACAGAAAACCTAACCAAGAATGGGCCTTCTGGGAGAGCCGCTTCAAGGAGGGCAAAAAGGTTCCGGTGTTCGTTCTCATGGAGGGCAGGGAGATCTCCTCTATGGGACTAGCCCTAATGTACCGTCTGCCCTACTCTAACTCAATCCATCAGGCTATAGGGCACACCTCGCAGGATCATCTGGATCCATCTCGACTGGACCTGGCGGAGCTCGTATTTGGTCGAGTAGAAGGAACCGATGGCCTGAGGGGAAGGATATCGGTGGAAAACCTTCTGGCTCAGGGAGATCCACAGACGATGGATGAGATAGTGACAGTCCTCGGGGCACCAAAGCCGACCTACTATCCCAACTACATAAAGCAAGACGCAGGATCGGATGGAACCGTGAAAAGAAGGTATCAGACCTTCATGGATTCAAACTGTGAAATTCGAGGTTGGAAAAGATACATAGTAAGAAAGGATCTGAATGATATTAAGGACGATCCTAATCTAACTGACAATGTAAAGACTCGGTTCTGCCCTCTTCCCTCTGAGACGACCTTCTCCGGCAGGATATACGTCCACAACCTCCGGCCCCAGGAACTAGGGGCACTGATCTGGGCCCTCACCTGGGGAGGAAACCCCAAGCTCCGTCACTCCCTTGGCATGGCCAAGCCTCTTGGCTTTGGCTCCGTATCGGTTTCCATCGATGGACAGGATCTTGCCTGGTGTGATCCTAACAGGTCGGAAGATCTGTCCGCCAAAAACTGCACCCAGGCCTTCGAGAGCATGATGGACTCCTTTATCGGCGATACGGGGAAATGGAAGGCATCCGCAGAGCTTCGATCGCTTCTCGCCATGGCTGATCCTGCCCATCAGTGGGACTTCGATCTGACATATCCGAGATTAGGCGGAGCTAGGGATAACCAGTTTGTCGACTTAAAGAAGGAAAAGGCATCTCTGCTAGGCCCTCTAGACGGCAAAGTGGAGGAGCCAAGATCGGCCAATCAAAGACCACCGAAGATCGTACCGAAAGAGGTTGAGCCTGAGACACCGGAGGGCCAGTTTTTAAAGGACATCGATGGTTGGAGCCTTAAAGAGCTTCAGAAAAACTATAAAAAAAACGGCATCAGCCCCGACAAGATAGATCAGGCAGTCAGGAAACAGATATACGATAAGCTCGCAAAAAAATGCAAGAACGCACCTCAGTTATCCGCACTTCTGAAGGAGTGGAAACCCTAA
- a CDS encoding CRISPR-associated endonuclease Cas2, translating to MLKIGLKYLNWVQNSVFEGKLSERLLAKLKAEVKQK from the coding sequence ATGTTGAAAATAGGGCTAAAGTACCTCAACTGGGTCCAAAACTCTGTCTTTGAGGGCAAGCTCTCCGAGAGGCTTCTTGCGAAACTCAAGGCGGAGGTTAAGCAAAAATAG
- the cmr5 gene encoding type III-B CRISPR module-associated protein Cmr5: MTVTREQRFAQRAFKAVSDRIEGFGGSDRDKKLKEYKSFVRSFPALIQSCGLAQALAFAISKKHGDVVEDLMATLDHQGNSEDFQESVRNFQLRDYMRKSREAMDAAGWVKRYADGLIEDKE; this comes from the coding sequence ATGACGGTTACCAGAGAACAGCGTTTCGCCCAGAGGGCCTTTAAGGCGGTTAGCGATAGGATCGAGGGATTTGGCGGATCCGATAGGGATAAGAAACTGAAAGAGTATAAGAGCTTCGTTAGATCCTTCCCCGCCCTGATCCAAAGCTGCGGCCTCGCCCAGGCATTGGCCTTCGCCATATCGAAAAAACACGGCGACGTAGTGGAGGACCTGATGGCCACGCTGGATCACCAAGGCAATAGCGAGGACTTTCAGGAATCGGTAAGGAACTTCCAGCTCAGGGACTACATGAGAAAATCCCGGGAGGCCATGGACGCCGCTGGCTGGGTCAAAAGGTACGCCGACGGCCTTATCGAGGACAAGGAGTGA
- the cmr1 gene encoding type III-B CRISPR module RAMP protein Cmr1, whose protein sequence is MRSIGKIPPARPREDLTPGFSDTYSISVVTPLFGGGFKAGEVDREHPVRGTAIRGHLRFWWRATCGRKFSSSQELYHRESQIWGDTEKASSVRIWVSDQRLGSIFSCASFPQGKNFPKFNEDFPGYICFPFQGSRQRGKEKDPSKAALGTSFSLGINCPAEFKEDLEVALRAWVCFGVLGARTRRGAGSLFCEKLSPNKDDNLNDWMKDHFGDYLGTVSADSDYPTLARGLLLGKRSKEAISVWKELSSLYGNFRQGENLGRNKGEGNRPGRSRWPEADSIRRLLRTNSPEHVPDSSKPEESFPRAAFGLPIITHFKDERTGDPGDTQLYPKIGRDKKDRMASPLIIKPLAISEDKAVPMIVVLNAPLPDRIVLEKGRDVWEGGMDSVVDSRAASYPNSPMAGRSKAGDALEAFMAYAVKNHDFQEVSR, encoded by the coding sequence ATGCGTTCTATAGGCAAAATCCCTCCGGCTAGACCGAGGGAGGACCTGACGCCGGGCTTCTCCGATACCTACTCCATATCCGTTGTTACCCCTCTCTTTGGAGGTGGGTTCAAGGCGGGAGAGGTTGACAGAGAACACCCTGTTCGGGGAACGGCGATCCGAGGGCACCTTCGTTTTTGGTGGAGGGCGACCTGCGGCAGAAAGTTCAGCTCCTCCCAGGAGCTTTACCACAGGGAGTCCCAGATATGGGGAGACACGGAAAAAGCCAGCTCGGTGAGGATATGGGTATCAGACCAGAGGTTAGGCAGTATCTTTTCCTGTGCTTCCTTCCCTCAAGGCAAAAACTTCCCGAAATTCAACGAAGATTTCCCTGGCTATATATGTTTTCCCTTCCAAGGTAGCCGTCAGAGGGGGAAGGAGAAGGATCCCTCTAAAGCTGCCCTGGGAACCAGCTTCTCTCTGGGAATTAACTGCCCTGCTGAGTTTAAAGAGGATCTGGAGGTTGCCCTCAGAGCATGGGTATGTTTTGGGGTTTTAGGCGCCAGGACCCGTAGGGGGGCGGGCTCGCTTTTCTGTGAGAAACTCTCTCCCAACAAGGACGACAACTTGAACGATTGGATGAAAGATCATTTTGGGGATTATTTGGGGACCGTCTCGGCAGACTCTGACTACCCCACTTTGGCTAGAGGATTGCTTTTGGGAAAGAGGTCGAAAGAAGCCATTTCCGTTTGGAAGGAGCTTTCCAGTTTGTACGGCAACTTTCGTCAGGGGGAAAACTTGGGACGTAATAAGGGGGAAGGGAATCGTCCAGGTCGCTCCCGCTGGCCCGAGGCCGACTCGATCCGTCGGTTGCTCAGGACCAACTCTCCCGAGCACGTCCCGGACAGCTCTAAACCGGAGGAGAGCTTCCCCAGGGCCGCTTTTGGACTTCCTATCATCACCCATTTTAAAGATGAAAGGACCGGAGATCCGGGAGATACCCAGCTGTACCCCAAGATCGGGAGAGACAAGAAAGATCGAATGGCCAGTCCTCTTATCATAAAGCCTCTGGCTATATCGGAGGATAAGGCGGTTCCCATGATCGTGGTCTTGAACGCCCCTCTGCCCGATCGTATTGTGCTGGAGAAGGGCCGTGATGTCTGGGAAGGCGGAATGGATTCGGTCGTGGATTCTAGAGCCGCCTCGTATCCCAATTCCCCTATGGCTGGAAGATCTAAAGCTGGCGATGCATTGGAGGCCTTCATGGCCTACGCCGTCAAAAATCACGATTTTCAGGAGGTGTCCCGATGA